Proteins encoded within one genomic window of Tepidanaerobacter syntrophicus:
- the kduD gene encoding 2-dehydro-3-deoxy-D-gluconate 5-dehydrogenase KduD — protein MILEKFALSGKTAIVTGARTGLGKGMAVGLAEAGADLVIVNRSPMLETEEEIRKLGRRCLPIEADLSNTNVIPEIVKRTLDEFGKIDILVNNAGIIRRAPSIEFTEKDWDDVINVNLKAVFFFSQAVAREMIKNNGGKIINIASMLSFQGGILVPSYAASKGGVASLTKTLANEWAKYNINVNAIAPGYMATNNTEPLRKDDERNKSILDRIPEGRWGLPEDLKGAVVYLASEASDYVTGHILCVDGGWLAR, from the coding sequence ATGATACTGGAAAAATTTGCTTTATCGGGAAAGACGGCCATAGTAACCGGCGCCAGGACGGGGTTAGGCAAAGGAATGGCTGTAGGACTTGCGGAAGCCGGAGCAGACCTGGTGATTGTAAACCGATCGCCGATGCTGGAGACCGAGGAAGAGATTAGAAAATTAGGCAGAAGATGCCTGCCTATTGAAGCTGATCTTTCGAATACAAATGTAATACCGGAAATAGTCAAAAGAACGTTGGATGAATTCGGCAAGATAGACATATTAGTGAATAATGCCGGCATAATACGTCGAGCTCCTTCTATTGAATTTACAGAAAAAGACTGGGACGATGTAATAAATGTGAATCTTAAGGCGGTTTTTTTCTTCAGTCAAGCCGTTGCAAGAGAAATGATAAAAAATAATGGAGGTAAGATAATCAACATTGCTTCAATGCTCTCATTTCAAGGGGGCATACTGGTGCCGTCTTATGCTGCCAGCAAAGGGGGAGTTGCTTCTTTGACAAAAACATTGGCAAATGAGTGGGCTAAATATAACATAAATGTAAATGCCATTGCACCGGGTTATATGGCCACCAACAATACTGAACCTCTTAGAAAAGATGATGAGAGAAATAAGTCTATTCTTGACAGAATACCGGAAGGAAGATGGGGACTTCCCGAAGATTTAAAAGGAGCTGTGGTTTACCTTGCCTCGGAAGCGTCAGACTACGTAACCGGACACATATTGTGTGTAGACGGAGGATGGCTGGCAAGATAA
- the kduI gene encoding 5-dehydro-4-deoxy-D-glucuronate isomerase — protein MFDVRYASSNKDARSYDTARLREEYHISGLFKKDEIRLVYSHFDRIIAGSVCPAERELKLEAGKEIGAEYFLERRELGVINIGEKGVVSLDGKDYEMEPRDGLYVGKGTKDIVFKSIDKNKPAKFYINSAPAHKTYPTVKINISKANPVTLGSKEELNERTIYQYIHPNVCNSCQLSMGMTMLKEGSVWNTMPCHTHDRRMEVYLYFDMTDDALVFHMMGEPHETRHIIMRNEEAVISPPWSIHSGVGTQKYTFIWGMVGENQAFDDMDHIDNKDLI, from the coding sequence ATGTTTGATGTTAGATACGCTTCAAGTAACAAAGATGCAAGAAGTTATGATACTGCAAGGCTTAGAGAGGAGTATCATATTAGCGGGCTTTTTAAGAAAGATGAAATTAGATTAGTATATTCTCATTTTGACAGGATAATTGCAGGTTCAGTTTGTCCTGCCGAAAGAGAGTTAAAGCTAGAAGCAGGAAAAGAAATAGGAGCAGAATACTTTCTTGAAAGAAGAGAGCTTGGAGTCATTAATATTGGAGAAAAAGGTGTTGTTTCTCTTGATGGAAAAGATTATGAGATGGAACCGAGAGATGGACTTTATGTAGGCAAGGGAACAAAAGATATAGTTTTTAAGTCAATAGATAAAAATAAACCTGCAAAGTTCTATATAAATTCTGCGCCGGCACATAAAACATACCCAACAGTTAAAATAAATATTAGCAAGGCAAATCCAGTTACGCTAGGTTCGAAAGAGGAGCTAAACGAACGAACCATATATCAGTACATACATCCGAATGTGTGTAATTCCTGCCAGCTGTCTATGGGCATGACAATGCTTAAAGAGGGTAGCGTGTGGAATACAATGCCTTGCCATACACATGATCGCAGAATGGAAGTATACCTTTATTTTGATATGACCGATGATGCATTGGTATTTCATATGATGGGAGAACCTCATGAAACCAGACACATTATAATGAGAAATGAAGAAGCCGTAATTTCACCACCTTGGTCTATTCATTCAGGCGTCGGAACCCAAAAGTATACTTTCATATGGGGGATGGTAGGCGAAAATCAAGCTTTTGATGATATGGACCACATAGATAATAAAGATTTAATATAA
- a CDS encoding glycerate kinase gives MKVIIAPDSFKGSLSSIQAAEAIERGIKKAALAYSENVEVAKVPMADGGEGTVEAIISAVGGKIIPTKALDPLGRPIDSFFGVLPDNTAVIEMAAASGLNFLKEEERNPLKTTSYGTGQLIKAALDMGCENIIIGIGGSATNDGGVGMAQAIGVEFLDKEGKQIGFGGGELSKIYKIDISNLDGRVKNAKFTIASDVKNPLCGPEGASAIYGPQKGATPEMIEILDKNLDHLAKIIKRDLGKDIKDLPGAGAAGGLGAALMAFLDAQLRPGIEIVMELSNFKEKVKDANIIFTGEGSTDYQTKFGKVPFGVAQVAKEYNKPVICVSGSLLEGYEQLYEYGISAMFSIVNKPMDLKEAMERGEELLYKTSENLFRLLFVGLGLGR, from the coding sequence ATGAAAGTAATTATAGCTCCCGATTCATTCAAAGGAAGTCTAAGTTCCATACAAGCAGCTGAAGCAATAGAACGCGGAATAAAAAAGGCGGCTTTAGCCTACAGCGAGAATGTAGAAGTTGCAAAAGTGCCAATGGCAGATGGAGGAGAAGGCACGGTAGAAGCTATTATAAGTGCGGTAGGAGGTAAAATAATTCCTACAAAAGCCTTAGACCCTCTTGGAAGACCCATAGATTCTTTTTTTGGCGTATTACCTGATAATACAGCGGTTATTGAAATGGCAGCGGCATCAGGACTTAACTTTTTAAAAGAGGAAGAACGCAATCCTTTAAAAACTACAAGCTACGGCACCGGCCAATTGATAAAAGCGGCACTGGATATGGGCTGCGAAAATATAATAATTGGTATTGGAGGCAGCGCCACAAATGACGGCGGAGTAGGGATGGCTCAGGCCATTGGAGTAGAGTTCTTGGATAAAGAAGGCAAACAAATAGGTTTTGGAGGCGGAGAGCTATCTAAAATCTATAAAATTGATATTTCTAATCTGGATGGCAGGGTAAAGAATGCAAAATTCACTATTGCCTCAGATGTAAAAAACCCGTTATGCGGTCCTGAAGGAGCTTCTGCTATCTATGGCCCGCAAAAAGGCGCAACACCTGAAATGATAGAAATCCTTGACAAAAACCTCGATCATCTTGCAAAAATAATAAAAAGAGATCTTGGCAAGGATATAAAAGACTTGCCGGGAGCAGGAGCTGCAGGGGGCTTGGGAGCAGCTTTGATGGCGTTTTTAGATGCACAACTAAGACCCGGGATAGAAATTGTAATGGAGCTTTCAAATTTTAAGGAAAAAGTAAAAGATGCAAATATTATTTTTACAGGCGAAGGTTCTACCGACTATCAAACAAAATTTGGCAAAGTTCCCTTTGGAGTAGCGCAAGTGGCAAAAGAATATAATAAGCCGGTAATATGTGTTTCCGGCTCTCTCCTTGAAGGTTATGAGCAATTATATGAATATGGGATTTCAGCGATGTTCAGTATAGTGAACAAACCAATGGACCTTAAGGAAGCAATGGAAAGGGGGGAGGAATTACTGTATAAGACATCAGAGAATTTGTTCAGATTGTTATTTGTTGGGCTTGGGTTAGGACGATAG
- a CDS encoding D-2-hydroxyacid dehydrogenase: MKIVVLDGYTLNPGDLSWEDLKKLGDLTVYDRTPNDKIIERIGNAEIVFTNKVPITREVLEKTNIKYIGVLATGYDVVDINAAKEKGIPVTNIPTYGTASVAQMVFAHILEICHHVAAHSEAVKAGEWTNNPDWCFWKYPLIELADKNMGVIGYGRIGQAVGKIAQAFGMKVLAYDKYQNKDLESETMKYVDLDELLKNSDVISLHCPLTEENKGIINKSTIAKMKDSVIIINTARGQLIVEEDLAEALNQGKVYAAGLDVVSKEPIEEDNPLLKAKNIFITPHIAWAPKESRQRLMDIAVENLRAFLEGRPVNVVNK; encoded by the coding sequence ATGAAAATAGTAGTTTTAGATGGATATACGTTAAACCCTGGTGATTTATCATGGGAAGATCTTAAAAAGTTAGGTGACTTAACAGTATATGATCGGACACCCAACGATAAAATCATAGAAAGAATAGGTAATGCAGAAATAGTATTTACAAATAAAGTGCCGATAACAAGAGAAGTTTTAGAAAAAACAAATATTAAATATATTGGAGTTCTTGCTACAGGTTATGATGTAGTTGATATTAATGCCGCAAAAGAAAAAGGTATACCAGTTACTAATATACCAACATACGGGACAGCATCAGTAGCTCAGATGGTATTTGCACATATATTGGAGATATGTCACCATGTGGCCGCGCATAGCGAAGCTGTTAAAGCCGGAGAGTGGACCAATAATCCGGATTGGTGTTTTTGGAAATATCCCCTCATTGAACTAGCGGATAAAAACATGGGTGTAATTGGGTATGGAAGAATAGGGCAAGCGGTAGGAAAAATAGCTCAAGCATTTGGTATGAAAGTACTTGCGTATGATAAATATCAAAATAAAGATCTTGAGTCCGAAACCATGAAGTATGTTGACTTAGATGAACTTCTTAAAAATTCAGATGTAATAAGTTTACACTGTCCACTAACAGAAGAAAACAAAGGTATAATAAATAAGAGTACAATAGCCAAGATGAAAGACAGCGTGATTATAATAAACACAGCGAGAGGTCAGCTTATAGTTGAAGAAGATTTAGCAGAAGCATTAAATCAAGGCAAGGTATATGCTGCAGGGTTAGATGTTGTATCAAAAGAGCCTATCGAAGAAGATAATCCCCTGCTTAAAGCAAAGAATATATTTATCACGCCGCATATTGCTTGGGCGCCAAAAGAATCACGCCAGAGATTAATGGATATTGCAGTAGAGAACTTAAGAGCTTTCTTGGAAGGTCGGCCTGTTAATGTAGTAAATAAATAA
- a CDS encoding CdaR family transcriptional regulator: MEITHEYAQSIVEKTKDLLGKNINIMNSLGIIVGSGDKSRIDTYHEGAAEVIKTGKSMEITSEQAEKLEGVKPGVNLPVYLNDRIVGVVGITGEPDEVRPFGQLLKISVETMLNQIFLSEQLRMEQNAKELYVNDIINGNIQDINAFLTKGQVFGFDMTIYRIALAVKIKESINTGHKKLASQEIQEKILACIKNVFNNPQHMVSHNGSNNYIVLYATDETDPEFIKEELSKTAEILKRNLSKYSATFSIGVGSYYPGLSGIRKSYKEAVKALQLQEKILKGSQTLPELIFASDIALEMMLSAVPEEIIDTYIDQVVSKGEAKTFLKDTKLTTTLKTYFSSNLNISKTAKTLNVTRNTVSSRLEKIKELTGLDPSDFNDALKLDVLLRAVYIKEI, encoded by the coding sequence TTGGAAATAACCCATGAATATGCCCAGAGCATAGTTGAAAAAACTAAAGATCTACTTGGTAAAAATATAAATATTATGAACAGTTTGGGCATAATTGTGGGAAGTGGAGATAAATCCCGAATAGATACCTACCATGAAGGCGCGGCAGAAGTTATAAAAACAGGGAAAAGTATGGAAATAACGTCTGAGCAAGCTGAAAAACTGGAAGGTGTAAAACCGGGCGTTAACCTTCCGGTTTACCTTAATGATAGAATCGTAGGAGTTGTTGGAATTACCGGGGAACCTGATGAAGTAAGGCCGTTTGGACAACTGCTAAAAATTTCAGTTGAAACAATGCTAAATCAAATATTTTTATCAGAACAGCTTCGTATGGAACAAAACGCAAAGGAACTTTACGTAAACGACATCATAAACGGCAACATTCAAGACATAAATGCGTTTTTGACTAAAGGACAAGTTTTCGGTTTTGACATGACTATTTATCGGATCGCACTTGCAGTAAAGATAAAAGAAAGCATTAATACAGGACACAAAAAGTTGGCATCTCAAGAAATACAAGAAAAAATACTTGCTTGCATAAAAAACGTTTTTAACAATCCCCAGCATATGGTAAGCCACAATGGCAGCAATAATTATATCGTCCTTTATGCGACTGATGAAACAGACCCTGAATTTATAAAGGAAGAGCTTAGTAAAACCGCAGAAATTTTAAAACGCAACCTTAGCAAATATTCGGCCACGTTTTCTATTGGAGTGGGCTCGTACTATCCGGGCCTTTCCGGAATACGTAAATCATATAAAGAGGCGGTGAAAGCACTTCAATTACAAGAAAAAATTTTAAAAGGTTCTCAAACGCTCCCGGAACTCATTTTTGCATCAGATATTGCCCTTGAAATGATGCTTTCAGCTGTGCCCGAAGAAATTATAGATACATATATTGACCAGGTAGTTTCTAAAGGCGAGGCTAAGACTTTTTTAAAAGATACGAAGTTGACTACGACTTTAAAAACCTATTTTTCATCTAATTTAAATATCTCTAAAACAGCTAAAACCCTCAATGTTACACGAAATACGGTAAGCTCAAGACTTGAAAAAATAAAAGAGCTTACCGGTCTTGACCCGTCTGATTTCAATGACGCTTTAAAGCTGGATGTCTTGCTTAGAGCGGTTTATATAAAAGAAATATAG
- a CDS encoding BMP family protein, whose amino-acid sequence MKKILALLLTIVMMVGLLTGCGGGGGGTSESKTPAEDEQAPKKKIALLCDVAGTQVFVLSMINGLKDSAQEYGFEPIVTECADAAAFEDNARALIEEGVDLIIGGGWQAGDAINKVATEFPDAADYALIDAEVEAENVKCISYREQEGAYLVGMIAAYVTDENDKLFGSIHVNQGAGSWKWRYGYMEGVKAIKPDAKFIFNYTGNFNDPAKAKEFAIQQYEQGCKFINGASAGGDKGIFEAAKEKGFYTSGQDVDLTTPDNPYIVTSQIKDTYATVKYLVQKYMTEEWTTDNETWGVKEGTIGAVHVTHEGKGPIPESLTAEELNKVKQAAEDIKTGKLDLANMPAEEDYK is encoded by the coding sequence ATGAAAAAAATTCTTGCTTTGTTGTTAACGATTGTTATGATGGTTGGTTTGCTGACCGGATGCGGCGGTGGAGGCGGCGGCACATCTGAAAGCAAAACACCTGCGGAGGACGAACAGGCTCCAAAGAAAAAGATAGCTCTTTTATGTGATGTGGCAGGTACTCAGGTTTTTGTTTTAAGCATGATAAATGGATTAAAGGATAGTGCTCAAGAATACGGATTTGAGCCTATTGTTACCGAATGCGCCGATGCTGCGGCATTTGAAGACAATGCACGCGCCTTAATTGAAGAAGGCGTGGATCTAATTATCGGCGGCGGCTGGCAGGCCGGGGATGCTATCAATAAGGTGGCTACGGAATTTCCGGATGCTGCAGACTATGCATTAATAGATGCTGAAGTAGAAGCAGAGAACGTCAAATGCATCTCTTATAGAGAGCAAGAAGGCGCATATCTTGTAGGCATGATTGCAGCTTATGTTACAGATGAGAATGACAAATTGTTCGGCTCGATACATGTTAACCAGGGAGCAGGTTCATGGAAGTGGCGCTATGGTTATATGGAAGGCGTAAAGGCCATTAAGCCCGATGCAAAATTTATCTTTAATTACACGGGAAACTTTAACGATCCGGCAAAAGCAAAGGAATTTGCTATTCAGCAGTATGAACAAGGCTGTAAGTTTATCAACGGAGCCTCGGCAGGCGGAGACAAGGGGATTTTTGAAGCGGCAAAAGAAAAGGGATTTTATACCTCGGGTCAAGATGTTGATTTAACAACCCCTGACAATCCCTATATCGTAACATCTCAGATAAAAGACACATATGCTACCGTAAAATATCTTGTGCAAAAATATATGACAGAAGAGTGGACAACAGACAATGAAACCTGGGGTGTAAAAGAAGGCACAATTGGAGCTGTCCATGTAACTCACGAAGGTAAGGGTCCTATACCTGAAAGCTTAACAGCTGAAGAGCTTAACAAAGTAAAACAGGCTGCTGAGGATATAAAAACAGGCAAGCTGGATTTGGCAAATATGCCTGCTGAAGAGGATTATAAGTAG
- a CDS encoding ABC transporter ATP-binding protein codes for MLLRMENITKLYGSLLANDNVSLTLDKGEILAIVGENGAGKSTLMKILYGLEMPTSGEIYINDKLCDFKSPMDAIRQGIGMVQQNFMLFNPFTVAENIVYGKEPRSHRIFFDRRKAAEIVRELCRKYGLEIDPELKVEDCPVGLQQRVEILKVLYKDAEIIILDEPSAVLTPQEVDELLKTIKGLAALGKSIILITHKLQEVMDVADRIMVMREGKRIAEVKKTETSIEELSYLMVGRRLAARKVEKQKSGKNVLKIENLTYVTPEKKNVLKGVNIHVDEGEIVGIAGVSGNGQSELIQCITGMIAPTGGKILLDGKDITGRPVWEVRYSGLSHIPEDRYYMGCAKDANLVEVAIMGHHIKPAYSQKGILKTTEIRKFTRNLLTKYDVRHSSLTQKAKELSGGNIQKLIVAREIEHGNKFLVAAEPTRGVDIGAMEFIHDKILEVRSKGGAVLLISSELTEILSLSDRIYVMYGGNTNGEFTREEATSEKLGLLMMGGKLNE; via the coding sequence TTGCTTCTAAGAATGGAAAATATCACTAAGTTATATGGCTCTCTTTTAGCAAATGATAATGTGAGCTTAACGTTAGATAAAGGTGAAATTCTCGCAATTGTTGGCGAAAATGGAGCAGGTAAATCTACATTAATGAAGATTCTTTATGGACTTGAAATGCCAACCAGTGGAGAAATATACATAAATGATAAGCTTTGCGATTTCAAAAGCCCGATGGATGCTATACGACAAGGAATAGGGATGGTGCAGCAAAATTTTATGCTTTTTAATCCTTTTACTGTGGCTGAAAACATCGTGTACGGTAAAGAGCCGCGAAGCCACAGAATTTTTTTTGATAGGAGAAAAGCGGCTGAAATTGTAAGGGAATTGTGCAGAAAGTACGGCCTTGAAATAGACCCTGAACTTAAGGTGGAGGATTGCCCCGTAGGTCTTCAACAAAGAGTGGAGATTTTAAAGGTTTTATACAAAGATGCTGAAATCATTATTCTCGATGAGCCTTCAGCGGTATTAACCCCGCAAGAAGTAGACGAACTTTTAAAGACTATAAAAGGACTTGCAGCATTGGGCAAGAGCATAATACTAATAACACATAAACTTCAAGAGGTTATGGACGTTGCAGATAGAATTATGGTCATGAGAGAGGGCAAGCGCATCGCTGAGGTTAAAAAGACAGAAACGAGTATTGAAGAACTTTCGTATCTGATGGTGGGAAGAAGACTTGCTGCGAGAAAAGTTGAAAAACAAAAATCGGGTAAAAATGTTTTAAAAATAGAAAATCTTACATATGTAACTCCTGAGAAGAAAAATGTTTTAAAAGGGGTTAATATTCATGTAGACGAAGGCGAAATAGTGGGAATAGCCGGAGTATCCGGCAACGGGCAATCAGAGTTAATTCAGTGTATAACAGGTATGATCGCTCCTACCGGCGGTAAAATTTTGCTCGATGGCAAAGATATTACAGGCAGGCCTGTCTGGGAAGTAAGGTATTCGGGGCTATCGCATATACCTGAAGACAGGTATTACATGGGATGCGCTAAAGATGCCAATTTAGTAGAAGTTGCTATAATGGGCCATCATATCAAGCCTGCATACTCACAAAAAGGAATTTTGAAAACTACAGAGATTAGAAAATTTACACGGAATCTGCTTACAAAATATGATGTAAGGCACAGCAGCTTAACCCAAAAGGCAAAAGAATTATCAGGCGGGAATATTCAAAAGCTTATAGTTGCAAGAGAAATAGAGCATGGGAATAAATTTTTGGTTGCGGCAGAACCTACTCGCGGTGTGGATATAGGTGCTATGGAGTTTATACATGACAAAATACTGGAAGTAAGATCAAAAGGCGGCGCGGTGCTGCTTATTTCTTCAGAGCTTACAGAGATTTTATCACTTTCCGACAGAATATATGTTATGTACGGCGGCAATACAAACGGCGAATTTACTAGAGAAGAAGCAACTTCTGAAAAACTGGGGCTGTTAATGATGGGAGGCAAATTAAATGAATAA
- a CDS encoding ABC transporter permease has protein sequence MNNDTQKSFIKICLKAWNALKQPIIATVFGLLIGAVLILTTGENPINIYNQMFRKSFLEPYYLMQTLTRATPVIICAIATAAAWRAGNINIGVEGQMIIGSFTATACALYLSGPPIFVLTVSILLGMIAGALYSTIAAALNLRFGTSIVICTLMMNYIANYIASYFVNFPLKDPHGDPIAAQTAVIDKSLHFLKLSSRSTLNIGFLIAVGITLLFIFISQRAVFGYESKMTGLNPIFAHYGGVNQRQVTLKTMALSGAIAAVAGICEIFGVKYRYIDSMFVSGGYAWTGLMAALIANLDPVGMFFASTFLAGLQVGGQSIQRTSNIPYQMATVIQSCITLFVSVKLTFDFIKWKRHAKTGADKEAD, from the coding sequence ATGAATAACGATACTCAAAAGAGCTTTATAAAAATTTGCCTAAAAGCATGGAATGCCTTAAAACAGCCTATAATAGCAACGGTTTTTGGGCTACTAATCGGAGCAGTATTAATTTTGACAACAGGTGAAAACCCCATTAATATATATAATCAAATGTTTAGAAAATCATTTCTTGAGCCCTATTATTTAATGCAAACCTTGACACGAGCAACACCTGTAATAATTTGCGCTATAGCCACAGCAGCGGCATGGAGAGCGGGAAATATAAATATAGGGGTAGAAGGACAGATGATCATAGGTTCTTTTACAGCCACCGCATGCGCACTTTATTTATCAGGTCCTCCTATATTTGTGCTGACAGTTTCAATATTATTGGGAATGATAGCAGGGGCGCTTTATTCCACAATTGCAGCCGCCCTGAATTTAAGATTTGGCACATCGATTGTTATATGCACTCTTATGATGAATTATATCGCAAATTATATTGCCAGTTATTTTGTAAATTTTCCCCTAAAAGATCCCCATGGAGATCCTATTGCGGCTCAGACGGCGGTCATAGATAAAAGCCTTCATTTTCTTAAGCTTTCCAGCAGGAGCACTCTTAATATAGGATTTCTTATTGCTGTCGGAATTACGCTCTTATTTATTTTTATTTCCCAAAGGGCTGTATTCGGTTATGAATCGAAAATGACAGGATTAAACCCTATTTTTGCTCACTACGGAGGCGTAAACCAGAGACAAGTCACGCTCAAGACAATGGCGTTAAGCGGTGCTATTGCGGCAGTGGCTGGTATATGCGAGATTTTTGGAGTAAAGTATCGCTACATTGATTCTATGTTTGTAAGCGGAGGTTATGCATGGACAGGTCTTATGGCCGCGCTGATAGCAAATCTTGATCCTGTAGGCATGTTTTTTGCTTCTACATTTCTTGCAGGATTACAAGTGGGCGGTCAATCCATTCAGCGCACCTCTAATATCCCTTATCAAATGGCTACGGTTATCCAATCATGCATAACACTTTTTGTGTCAGTTAAGCTTACCTTTGATTTTATAAAATGGAAAAGGCACGCCAAAACAGGCGCCGACAAGGAGGCGGATTAG
- a CDS encoding ABC transporter permease, which produces MDSNYIASLINSTLRSTTPVLLVALGSAICSQVGVFNIALEGQMLIASFTSIVVNYLTGSVLLAIIAGIISGTIIGAIVAVVQVKYQAADMVVGNSLNLLVAGLTSILLFVILGVRGSFSSPDLIPLGKMNISFIRALPFIGRVLADLTVVDYISYVIAILMYIFLFKTVAGFRVHSIGINKEAAESLGVNTLKIRMAAVAFSGALSGLGGSVLSMGQVTLFTENMTAGRGFIAMAAAGMGQNHPLYVIGSSLLFGAAQTLSVSLQNIIPSQLTMTIPYIITIIALSVFGYRTRKQKSMK; this is translated from the coding sequence GTGGACTCTAATTACATAGCAAGCCTTATAAATTCTACGCTCAGATCCACTACGCCTGTTTTACTTGTAGCACTGGGATCTGCAATATGTAGCCAGGTAGGTGTATTTAATATTGCTCTTGAAGGCCAGATGCTTATAGCTTCATTTACTTCAATAGTTGTAAATTATTTAACCGGTAGTGTCTTGCTTGCCATTATTGCAGGGATAATATCTGGTACAATTATCGGTGCTATCGTAGCTGTTGTTCAAGTTAAATACCAAGCTGCCGATATGGTAGTGGGTAACTCGCTTAATCTTTTAGTCGCAGGCCTTACAAGTATATTGCTTTTTGTGATTTTAGGAGTAAGAGGAAGCTTCAGTAGTCCGGATTTGATACCTCTAGGCAAGATGAATATATCTTTTATAAGAGCATTGCCTTTTATCGGCAGAGTTTTGGCAGATTTGACTGTTGTTGATTATATTTCTTATGTAATAGCGATATTGATGTATATTTTTCTTTTCAAAACAGTTGCCGGTTTTAGGGTTCATTCTATTGGAATCAATAAAGAAGCGGCAGAGAGCCTTGGAGTAAATACACTTAAAATCAGGATGGCGGCAGTTGCATTTTCCGGAGCATTATCAGGGCTTGGGGGCAGTGTGCTTAGCATGGGGCAAGTAACTCTCTTTACAGAAAACATGACAGCCGGCCGGGGCTTTATAGCAATGGCTGCTGCCGGAATGGGGCAAAACCATCCTTTGTATGTGATAGGCTCAAGCCTATTGTTTGGTGCTGCTCAAACCTTGAGTGTTTCCCTGCAAAATATAATTCCCAGCCAGCTGACGATGACAATTCCTTATATTATTACGATAATAGCCCTTTCTGTTTTTGGCTACAGGACAAGAAAGCAAAAATCCATGAAATAA
- a CDS encoding ECF transporter S component: protein MKTDFTVNRRYTRTLTVSGLLGALSVVLGLTPLGFIPVPTAAGHATIMHVPAILGAVLEGPTTGALTGLIFGLYSLLRASSPLFADPLIALVPRILIGVVTYQVYRLTHSDGLAAAFGSMTNTLGVMGLAVLRGYVPAPAAWIVVLTHGIPEMIVAVVITVIICKAMRKSRR, encoded by the coding sequence ATGAAAACTGATTTTACAGTGAATCGCCGATACACGCGAACATTGACGGTATCAGGCTTGCTTGGAGCTTTATCGGTAGTGTTGGGCTTGACGCCCTTAGGCTTTATACCGGTTCCTACAGCGGCAGGCCATGCCACGATAATGCATGTACCGGCAATTTTAGGCGCTGTTTTGGAGGGACCAACAACGGGAGCCTTAACAGGCTTAATTTTTGGCCTTTACAGTCTTTTAAGGGCAAGCAGTCCGCTTTTTGCAGACCCTTTGATAGCCTTAGTGCCTAGAATCCTAATCGGCGTAGTGACATATCAGGTATATCGCCTTACCCATAGCGATGGATTGGCTGCAGCCTTCGGGAGCATGACCAACACCTTAGGCGTTATGGGCTTAGCTGTGCTAAGAGGCTATGTGCCTGCACCGGCAGCATGGATAGTGGTGCTGACTCATGGTATACCTGAGATGATCGTTGCCGTAGTTATTACTGTAATAATTTGTAAAGCTATGCGAAAAAGCAGAAGGTGA